Proteins from a single region of Hordeum vulgare subsp. vulgare chromosome 6H, MorexV3_pseudomolecules_assembly, whole genome shotgun sequence:
- the LOC123402579 gene encoding histidinol-phosphate aminotransferase, chloroplastic-like: protein MDCAVRARIRSPSPAVSHFSGEGRRRQASRVSFRTMASATPVEEPAAAAAAVAEAEPRPSGASFIRRHLRSLSAYQPILPFEVLSARLGRKPEDIIKLDANENPYGPPPEVAAALGNLKFPYVYPDPESRHLRAALAEDSGLETEHILVGCGADELIDLIMRCVLEPGDKIVDCPPTFTMYEFDASVNAALVIKVPRLPDFSLDIANIVKMVEQEKPKCIFLTSPNNPDGSVINDEDLLKILDLPVLVVLDEAYVEFSSLQSRMTWVKKHDNLIVLRTFSKRAGLAGLRVGYGAFPLSIIEYLWRAKQPYNVSVAAEVSACAALENPVYLESVKNLLLQERERLYNLLKGIPYLKPFPSHANFILCEVTSGKDAKKIKEDLAKMGVMIRHYDKKELKGYIRISVGKPEHTDALMEGFKALKL, encoded by the exons ATGGACTGTGCCGTCCGAGCCCGCATCAGGAGCCCGTCGCCGGCCGTTTCCCACTTCTCCGGAGAGGGGCGGCGCCGCCAGGCGTCCAGGGTGTCCTTCCGCACCATGGCGTCCGCTACTCCAGTAGAGGagcccgcggcggcggcggcggcggtggctgagGCGGAGCCGCGGCCGAGCGGCGCCTCCTTCATCCGCCGCCACCTCAGGAGCCTCTCCGCGTACCAGCCCATCCTGCCCTTCGAG GTGCTATCTGCTCGGCTGGGCCGTAAACCAGAGGATATAATCAAGCTGGACGCCAATGAAAATCCATATGGTCCACCGCCGGAG GTAGCTGCAGCATTAGGAAATTTGAAATTCCCTTATGTGTACCCTGATCCTGAAAGCCGCCACTTGCGTGCTGCTCTCGCTGAAGATTCTGGACTTGAAACTGAGCACATACTTGTTGGATGCGGCGCTGATGAGCTAATTGATTTAATTATGAG ATGTGTACTTGAACCAGGTGATAAAATTGTAGATTGCCCTCCAACTTTTACCATGTACGAATTTGATGCTTCAGTCAATGCTGCACTTGTCATCAAAG TCCCAAGACTTCCTGATTTCTCCCTAGACATTGCAAACATTGTCAAAATGGTTGAACAGGAGAAGCCAAAATGCATATTTTTGACATCTCCGAACAACCCAGATGGCAG TGTAATCAACGATGAGGATCTTTTAAAGATCCTTGACCTTCCGGTACTTGTAGTGCTGGACGAAGCATATGTTGAGTTTTCGAGCCTTCAATCAAGGATGACATGGGTTAAGAAGCATGATAATCTGATTGTTCTCCGAACATTTAGCAAACGAGCAG GTTTAGCTGGGCTTCGTGTGGGTTATGGAGCATTTCCTCTAAGCATTATTGAGTACTTATGGCGGGCCAAGCAGCCTTATAATGTTTCTGTGGCAGCAGAAGTCTCTGCATGTGCTGCCTTGGAGAACCCAGTCTATTTGGAG AGTGTGAAAAACCTGCTACTACAAGAGAGGGAGAGGCTGTATAATCTTCTCAAAGGAATACCTTACCTGAAACCATTTCCCAGTCATGCTAACTTCATTCTGTGTGAAGTCACGTCAGGAAAAGATGCAAAGAAAATAAAG GAGGATCTTGCAAAGATGGGGGTGATGATCCGCCACTATGACAAGAAGGAACTTAAGGGTTATATCCGTATTTCAGTTGGAAAGCCTGAGCACACTGATGCACTAATGGAAGGCTTCAAAGCACTCAAGCTTTGA